A genomic segment from Diadema setosum chromosome 11, eeDiaSeto1, whole genome shotgun sequence encodes:
- the LOC140234978 gene encoding medium-chain acyl-CoA ligase ACSF2, mitochondrial-like, giving the protein MGSPMRSSSSAASASQTGQTANSRSLHTSCFPEAKNVIPKRHFSTRTSPFALGPKRPRPSSTWDARTSPQHSISRGISSSPSSSSSSSGSAPLPTISYFQGSPIPPLIGKTLGQCLDEVAEEKGDEEAFVFLEEGVRLTYCQFREKVDNFAAGLLSIGVKKGDRVGVWGSNTSEWIITQFAAARIGAILVTINMAYTAPELQYALHKAGVKAIVSSQEFAKRSYYEILSTVCPELPNSDPGRLKSAKLPMMESIIMMGEGDFPGTFRFDDVITMGTSEQQVSVERMAKTVQFDDPIAILFTSGTTGNPKGALMTHHRLVNQGIHIGARLNYHEGGHKACLPVPLYHIFGLAAGPIVSLMYAVPNVYPTASYNPSAALRAIQDEKCTVLYGTPTMFVDVINQPSFKDTDLSSLSFGVVGGSPCPSELAQQVVKGMGMNYLAIGFGLTEAGPMVSIVDREMPEDKRVTTVGKLCQHTEAKIIDPQTGNMVPVNTAGELCIRGYQLMVTYWENEEATRECMDKTRWFHTGDLATFDEEGHCSIVGRIKDLIIRGGRNIQPAEVEEFIHTHPSVADVQVIGIPDARLGEEVVACVRVKPGQELTQQEVIDFCKDQISHYKVPRHVFFMETFPMTVTGKVQKFRLQEIVCKDLKKD; this is encoded by the exons ATGGGGTCGCCAATGCG ATCATCATCGTCAGCAGCCTCTGCCAGCCAGACAGGCCAGACAGCTAATTCTCGAAGCCTTCACACAAGCTGCTTCCCGGAAGCCAAGAATGTTATCCCCAAGAGGCACTTCTCAACAAGGACGTCACCCTTTGCTCTTGGACCAAAGCGACCCCGCCCATCTTCCACCTGGGATGCACGCACATCACCACAACACTCCATCTCACGAGGGATAtcttcttccccctcctcctcctcctcctccagtgGTAGTGCCCCACTCCCAACCATCAGCTATTTTCAGGGATCTCCCATCCCACCACTGATTGGCAAGACTCTGGGGCAATGCCTTGATGAAGTCGCAGAAGAGAAAGGAGACGAGGAAGCTTTCGTCTTCCTCGAGGAGGGCGTCAGGTTAACGTACTGCCAGTTCAGGGAAAAG gttgataattttgcagctggTCTTCTCTCCATTGGTGTCAAGAAGGGGGACCGTGTGGGCGTGTGGGGCTCCAACACCTCGGAGTGGATCATCACCCAGTTTGCTGCGGCCAGGATCGGAGCCATACTGGTCACCATCAACATGGCCTACACCGCCCCTGAGCTCCAGTATGCTCTGCACAAG GCTGGTGTGAAGGCAATCGTGTCCTCTCAAGAGTTTGCCAAAAGGAGCTACTATGAAATTCTGTCGACAGTCTGCCCCGAGCTTCCAAACTCTGACCCTGGAAGGTTGAAAAGTGCCAA ATTACCAATGATGGAGTCCATCATcatgatgggggagggggacttCCCTGGAACTTTCagatttgatgatgtcatcaccatggGAACCAGCGAACAGCAGGTGTCTGTGGAGAGGATGGCCAAGACTGTGCAGTTTGATGACCCCATCGCCATCCTCTTCACTTCT GGGACAACAGGGAACCCCAAGGGAGCATTGATGACCCACCACCGATTGGTCAACCAGGGCATCCATATCGGAGCAAGGCTGAACTACCATGAAGGG GGCCATAAGGCCTGCCTTCCTGTACCCCTCTATCACATATTTGGCCTGGCAGCTGGACCAATCGTCAGCTTAATGTATGCAGTGCCCAATGTCTACCCCACAGCATCCTACAACCCTAGCGCTGCACTCCGGGCCATCCAGGATGAAAA ATGTACTGTGCTGTATGGCACACCTACCATGTTCGTCGACGTAATAAACCAGCCGAGCTTCAAGGACACTGACCTCAGCTCACTGTCCTTCGGGGTGGTCGGAGGATCACCCTGTCCTTCAGAACTGGCCCAGCAGGTGGTGAAAGGAATGGGGATGAACTACTTGGCT ATTGGTTTTGGACTGACCGAAGCTGGACCAATGGTCAGTATAGTGGACCGAGAGATGCCAGAGGATAAAAGAGTGACCACTGTTGGAAAGCTGTGTCAGCACACGGAG GCAAAGATCATAGATCCTCAAACTGGCAACATGGTGCCGGTCAACACTGCGGGTGAGCTGTGCATACGTGGCTATCAGTTAATGGTGACTTATTGGGAGAATGAGGAGGCCACACGTGAGTGTATGGACAAGACCAGATGGTTCCACACAGG AGATCTTGCTACGTTTGATGAGGAAGGTCACTGTAGCATTGTGGGTCGCATCAAGGACCTCATCATCCGAGGGGGTAGGAACATCCAGCCAGCCGAGGTGGAGGAATTCATCCACACACACCCAAGTGTGGCAGATGTTCAG gtgattggtattCCAGATGCCAGGCTAGGGGAGGAAGTGGTAGCTTGCGTCAGGGTCAAACCAGGTCAGGAGCTGACCCAACAGGAAGTAATTGACTTCTGCAAGGACCAG ATCTCCCACTACAAGGTGCCACGCCATGTTTTCTTCATGGAGACATTCCCCATGACTGTCACAGGCAAGGTGCAGAAGTTCAGGTTGCAAGAAATTGTTTGCAAGGACTTGAAGAAAGACTAA